The window TTTATAGGTAGCTAGACATCAGTATTGCCTTCATActcaatgcccctcttggttattGTCCTATGAAGCAGTAGGATTACATGGAGTGGCATGTTTATCCCTTGACGATGCTTATTCCGGGCACCTAGTTTATACGATATTTCTTTTATTCTATTTATGCTCGTCAAGGTGAGATCGCATCTTATGTACCGCTTTAGTGGGCAAACAGCCCAACACTTGGAACATACTACAACCCCAAGTGGCGAAGAGCTGACTTCGAGGTGCCAAACCTTCTCGTCGATAGTGAACTCTTGGGGAAAATTAGCATGTTATCACTAGAGTAACTTTTATCCGTTGAGTGACGACCCTTCCACTCAGCTCCGTTGAATCACTAAGGTCGACTTTTATCCTTGCTCGACGGGTGGACCTTGCAGTCAAGCTCCCTTTTGCCTTTGCACTTGAGGGCCAATTTCCATCTggcccgaggaaacctttgcacgcctccgttaccttttgggaggcctaCGCTCGATAGAAAGTCTACTTGAGATTGTCTCTTGGCCCATAGATCTtgacacaaggttagaattctGGCTCTTCTAGAGTGGTATCTCACTGATGGCTCGGGTGAGTGACATTGCAAAATTTGGCGGAGAACTATCAAGGTCCGACAAATTGAGGTCTATGAATTActctatatgaaaaatatttgattGGGCTAGTTAATGAAGAAAGCTCAAGATTCCGCAAGTACCTTAATCTAAAAGATAGTCATAGTTCATGAAACAAAGCTTAGGAGCATCAACTTCGTCATCATTTATGCCTTTCCCATAAACATGGGCCTGCAAAAGCACATCACATAATTGGAAGGCTTTGAGGAAGATTCAACAAAATTATGATGCCAAGCTTGTGATTGCATAATATGGCCACAAATACCAATCTTTAATAAGAATTTTACCATTCATGTTATGCACGAACATGAATGCCAAGCCTGTGATTTCATGATATATCTTCTTTTAGATATTAAATCAGTTTTCCTCAAGCCATTTCTTGTGAAACTAAAAATGCTGCTTCTCAAAATAATTGCTGCAAAATTTGGTTTGCCTGGAGCAAGGTCTGTTAGCTTTTGGTTGGAATCATGGAATTTCAGCATGCAAACCGGAGTATCATTCCGATATAGTTAATTCCTATAGATTCTGACCTGATTGATATGAATATTACAATTACATTTTACCAGCTGAAAAACATTGGTGGAAACTGTTGTCATATATGTCCCCCAAACTAATCCTCATTGTGGCTGATGGGCTTACCCTTCTTGCTGGGAGTGACATTAGACATTAAAAGTTTTGTTGGATGGATTATACATGCAGTGGTTTAGGTAGAACCCAGAATGTATCCCAGTTAGTTTTCTACACTTATACGACCCCTAGAAAGGTGTATTCATCACATGTGCAACTAAAAGCTGATGGTGTGACAAGACAtcgttaaataaaaaaataagttgtACAACATTTTGATTCTTAGTTGTGATATGGAATTGACATCCTCATGACTGCCTTTACTTGCAAAATCACTTAAATGAAGTAGAAGACTAATTTGAACAAACTCAAATATGTTTTTACATCCTTCATGATGCTTGCACAAAAAATTAGCCCCTTATATTTTAGGTTCAAATGTTCTGTTCTTAGcttgtatattttctttttttatttgatatagtATTGCCAGTCAAATCACTGAAGTTAAAAGCTGGTTTTGATTCAATAGATCTAATTTTTGCAGGTATCCTAGTCATGCTCGCATGTGGATGGCACCTATCAGATCTGGTTTGGGGGACCAAAAAATGAATGATCTTGAATCTGCAATGAGCGATTGGTATGGCTTTGTTGAGGAGACTGAAAATTATTATGGGGTTAACATGAATATTCTTACAAAACCTTTCCGTGAAgagcatgaaaaatattatttaaaggtACATTTTACCAATAAAGTTTTAGACCAAGATTGCTTTATGTACATATGTTAATTTCTCTCAGTTTGCTTTATGCACTTAAGTAGAAAATAATTAATGTTTTATTTTGGCCTCTGTTTGTGATTTTTGGTTTATCTACTTTTTTGTGCAATATTAATATTCTAAAAATGGTGGATTCACTACCAAATTCTTATCATGTGGTGGTCTGATTATGTGAAATGTCCACCTAGATTTAAATGCTAAAATATTTGCTTTTGATGGCCAAACATAATTACTGCATCCTAACTTTTGGTTGAAAAATTAGAATGTTATCTTATTTTCACTAGGAAGTCATATCCAGTGCAAGGATGTATGAAGACAGATGTAGCAATGATAGTAACCTAATAATAGGTACATATATATAGTCTTCTATTATCTAGATGGATACCACTTAAAGATGGAAATTATGAGATTCTTTAAGAAAATTTGGAAATTATGAGGTTTTTTTTGACATTGCCAAAAGGTTTTAGACTGTGTATTGTCAGATTGCCTCCATTGGTGCTATACTTAGGAATATGTTCTTTTAATTCTTTGCTGCCTCTTAGAGCAGTTTAAGAACTTTAACTTCATTTAGAACTATAGCTATGACTAATGTTGTTTGATTAAAATGTTAATTTTGTTCAAGTTTCTTTCTAATTTCTTTCCAGACATCCTTGTGGAGCAATCTTCATCCTGATCAAGTTGTAGGTGCTCCCATTGTCATGAAGGAGATTGATTGTTTGACTGCTACAGTAGATGAAATCCGTATAGTTAACTCAACGTTCTCATTACCTATTAATATCGACAGGACACGCTTATCTGCATTAGCTGGGTGGTTCGATGTGCATTTTCAAGTATGCTGCCTTAACCTTGTTTTTGGGCATTTTATCTTGTATTGCAATGAATATCTAAATCTCTGTGCTGAATAAACTGTTCCAGGGTAGCAAGCAGAATCCGGCAACATGTGAAATTGAGTTGACTACTGCTCCCAGTGTCGAAAACACCACCCATTGGGGTCAACAGGTTTTTTCATTTCTGTTCAAACTGGGCTCATTGTCTTGGTTGTGATTTTGATGTTCTATTCATGTTGACATCCATGTTAGAATGTTCTGTTATTCACATATCTATCATATCCCTGTATAATCATCTGTCCAAAAAATCTATAGGTAATTAAGGCTTGGTGATATATTTCTTAGTTGACAATTGCCGATTGACGCTTATGCATTCAGCACTTGCCAATTATTTTGCTTAAAAAAATTTGCAGCGTGTATTGGTGGCCCCCTGACTGGTAGAAATTGTGGTGTTGAATGCTCTAGTGGAGGTAAACTTTGAAAGGACCTACAGATTGTTGTTGGCTTTGGAATGATTTACTATAAGCTTAGATGGCTCCTATGTATCTGTATCCATGGTGAGAGGTGTCTGACTAAACTTTTCCTCTTGGCACAAGAGAACTTCATGTTTTTCTCAGCCACTTTGGAACAGTGAGCATGGATGAGTATTTATTGACTTAAATAGTGTCCAAATGAGGTGTTGTCGTATTCTGACGTTGCGGATATTTAGTCTTTTGGGAACATGGATGAGAGTTCCTGATATGATGGATGAAAATTGTAATTAAAGGTTTTTGTGGTCATACATGATACGCTTAACTGAGGACTTCAGTTtggtggaatatatatatatatatatatataacacaattttttttgtaaatatgaGAGGAAAAATCCATGATAAAGGTTGAACTCAACTGtattatatttatgaattatGTTTAGTATTTGAGCTTGAATTTTATGTTATGTAGACATGTGAATTCTGAATGTGGGATTATCGGTGCATTGGTTTGTGTTATCTGAAACTTTGCTATGGGCTTAAATAGAGTATGTGGAATACACAGAGTTGAGTTCTGAATTATACATAGGGCTGGACAAAATTGCATTTAGATTTGAATTATGGAGAAAATTTGGAGTTGGAATTAGGTTTTAGGTTGGTCATTGGATTTTTGGCTGGATTTAAAGTTGGCTAGGTGCAATTACGTTTTAGCTTGGTCATTGAGAGATGACAAGTTAAGTTTTAGATTGGATTCTAGATTTGGAGGTTTTGATGGGTTTGCAAAATTGGGTGGCTTAGTTTGAATTAAATGATTTCTACATCAAGTTGAGCTGATGCTTTACTCAGACTTGATTGACCCTTTAAAAAGAAGATACAAGTTATCCGTATCCTGTTTGAAACTAAGAAAGATTTTCCATAGCTACAACTTATGCAATGTTTCAAACCATACTGATTTAAAAAGAATCATGGCTATTGAGAAGAAGATATTTCATCAGAATGTTAATTATTATGTACTTCTAGCTAATTCCTTCACACCTTTGCATGAGTTTGTAGTGTTAGTATTtctgttttatgataaatcttttaaTCTATGGCTTAGAGGAAGGAATATTTATGAACGGTTGTTCCCTGCCAAGGATCATACTGttcaaaataaaacatgataGTAACAAAGTTTGAAGTCGTAATAATTATTTGGTTCATTTTATGCCAATATACTGATATTGCACTTTTAGATAACAGAATATGGTTTAAAAGTGGACATATATTCGTTAGTGTGAGACACAAACTAATATTTGACTGTCAGGTTTAATTTCTGACAATTGAACTAAGAAAACTTTCTTATGTGGTGGGAtcccatcttttttcttttttgctatgCGAATACTGGTCatgtaaaaataatattcacaaacaGGATCCTTTGGTACATGCATGCCAGCTTTTCGAGCAAGTTGGATCAAATAATTGCAGTTCTTATTCTATAAATTGCAATCAGTCTTTGATGAGATTATTATGCTTTTtaacttttttatatttaataaatgaCTTAAACAAAGCATTTTGAAGATATTTCTTTGGTGTACATCTAGCCAGTGTATATTGGCTGCATAATCacaatttttttctttgtatGCTTGTGCAGCTATTCCTGCTACATCCTGCTCTTAGAGTTAATGAAGGCGATGAATTATTGATCTCCTTTTTGATGTGCCGCTCCAAAGAGAACCATCGGCTTATGAATGTGGATTTAACCTATGAATTGCAGCAGCCATCTGGGAAGCGACTTCCAGCAGTCAATTCAAAGTTCTATATAGAATGATGGTCCATGGAACCATAGGAACACAGGTATTTCATCTTTTCAAGGACAAGCATAAGCATGTTATTTTTGACCCAAAGAAACACATCCTTGAATCTTGAATTGGAAATCCATTAAAAACAAATTGCCAAGCTTTTAGATCCTCATGGaagtgttccttttttttttttcgctctGTCCAGTTTTCATGCTTGAGCTTATGAACGCAACCATTTACCATAATCTCTATTGTATGTTCATGCATTCATCTGTGTTTCTATTCAGACTATTCACACCCCACCATTCAGTTGAAGGTGAATGTTATCATCCTTTTTTGTGCACTGCAGGGTTATTCTTCCAGAACGATATTTTTCAAGGTATGCCATTGTAAGACTAAGAAGCTCTGCCTATCCTTGCTTGGGATCTTGTTGTGTCTGAGATCTTAACCAGGAAAACCCAGCAATCATCATGACTTCTCTGGTGATGCTCTCGTTTTCAGATTCATGACTTAAAGGCTTGTATGTGAAATTTTTGGATATTAGTAACTCATGTATGATTAAGATTACTTATTTAAGCCTTTGCTTGGGAACATATGGAACCGATGCGTAGCTTTGAGATCCAAAAGCGCATCTGCCCTCAACTACTCCTGGAATCCTCTAACCATCATCCCACCACCTCTTAAGAGCCCTCAATCATGCCTTGCTTGTGGTGAGTAAAATACACTCCACAGGTTTGTGTTCTGCTCTCACCTTCCCTATCTAGCTGGAAAGAACATTATACGACCAACATCTCCAAGCCAACATGAACCAAGTTATTCTCTCTACCCACTTTCCAAGACATCAAGCCACACAGGACATTTTGGTATAGCGAGCAAAATTGATGTCAGCAATGTGTCATAGTTCTACCCACATatgaaatcatcaaatatgacgaGGATACTATACGAATTAAAAACAGATACTCGAATTGGATTTGGATAGAATAAATTCTGATGACAACAAAATAATCAAAACAATAGAGTTGGATCGAGGAGTTGTGTAGAGAAACTCTCAGCCCCAAGTGGCATTAGCTATGCGTATACTCAAAACTGCCACTAAAGCCAAGTTGTAGGCGGTTATACTCTGCGATCCGAGGGGAAGCGTGTCGCTGACCCTAAATATCCAGTTGACGAGGTCCAATGTGACCGCAAGCTCTAACGAACAACGAAGAAAAGATCGTATCCGTGGGAGCGCCTCCGATTGGCCAACACCTCCCGGTCCCGCGGGACCCGTTCCTATAGCCAGTGAAAAATGTGCCGTTTCACGTTCGGTGTCTCGGCGGTGACAGGTGCAGCACCTCGAGCGTCACCCGGGTCACTGAACCGGACCGCCTCGTGCCGATCCGAGCCGCAGATCAGCGTCAGTGGCTCCATCGAACGGCCGTGGTTGTGTCGAGTCGCGGTGAACGACGCCATTTCGATCCCCCTATTTAATTAAACCTTTCCTATTTTTCCTCCGAGATCCACAATATAATAATTTCTActgttctctctccctctctccctctctccctctgcCCCGAAAGCCACAGCAAAAGAGACGGCCAGCGACGAACACAGGGAAAGAGTAGGAGGAATCGATCGATCTCTTCTGCGATTTTCATTGAAAGGTTAGCGGTCATCTTGCGTTGTCGTTTTTCCGATTCTAATAGATATGTAGATCGTTAGCTTTCAATGAACAAAGTTAGTTGAGTTTCTTTAATCCTTCGTGCATTCGACGATCGTCGGTTCTTTTCAATTTCTACTGCGTTCTTTTTGTCTATTCTCGGAGATTCTTGTGATTTCGTTGATTTGTTTTTCGAGTTCTTCTTAGTCGATCGCCTATAGAATTCTGAGGAAATTTGTTGTTCGGAGCGCAGCCGTAAAAGATGTAAATCGAATCATCGAGTTCTTGTTGGATTCTCGGAGTATCAAAGTGATATTTATTTTGGTTGAAATTCCATTTGCAGTTTATTTTCCTTGTATTGTT of the Musa acuminata AAA Group cultivar baxijiao chromosome BXJ2-10, Cavendish_Baxijiao_AAA, whole genome shotgun sequence genome contains:
- the LOC103969353 gene encoding protein arginine N-methyltransferase PRMT10, whose product is MMGSTANGSCEPSASRAGAGAVVDKDVDFANYFCTYSYLYHQKEMLADRVRMDAYFNAVFQNKHHFQGKVVLDVGTGSGILAIWCAQAGARKVYAVEATKMADHARLLVKGNNVEDIVEVIEGSMEEVTLPEKVDVIISEWMGYFLLRESMFDSVICARDRWLKPDGVMYPSHARMWMAPIRSGLGDQKMNDLESAMSDWYGFVEETENYYGVNMNILTKPFREEHEKYYLKTSLWSNLHPDQVVGAPIVMKEIDCLTATVDEIRIVNSTFSLPINIDRTRLSALAGWFDVHFQGSKQNPATCEIELTTAPSVENTTHWGQQLFLLHPALRVNEGDELLISFLMCRSKENHRLMNVDLTYELQQPSGKRLPAVNSKFYIE